The following proteins come from a genomic window of Panicum hallii strain FIL2 chromosome 8, PHallii_v3.1, whole genome shotgun sequence:
- the LOC112902922 gene encoding uncharacterized protein LOC112902922 has translation MRENKYESSLIKFGIHTVRASTEAWVGPTTAAGLSRPLRQARAIIAVTARLIGVVISTWRRLLPLYMLQNPPILVFTVVASCSSPLSPLLSLSWRRLGGMAVHAQFGGGLAGCLPLCGGAGLAEEQMLALRDCGGALLPAATAGNKAYRYNCAAGVVCGAQSELTCNGGGVALPSRKRGREDAFLEPHVSSSSAALLPIPGMHQVAAAHHSPAAIASRVAESATASTSGRPAAGGAASASVADALVAELCRQGAEVDALVRAECERLRAGLEQARKRQRQAVARAAAAGAVRLLRAKEAELDAARRRAAELEERLRQAAAEGQAWCGLARSNEAVAAGLRAALDALLLRGGDSCDPAPAAAADDAQSHCVVEAEDAAAAAASAPAASGWACRSCGGGEASVLLLPCRHLCLCKACEPRAEACPVCLAPKSASIHVAAI, from the coding sequence ATGCGAGAAAATAAATACGAATCCAGTTTGATTAAATTTGGCATCCACACTGTGCGAGCGAGCACGGAGGCGTGGGTGGGGCCCACCACCGCCGCGGGCTTGTCGCGGCCGTTGCGGCAGGCGCGCGCCATCATTGCGGTGACCGCCCGATTAATCGGCGTGGTAATTTCCACGTGGCGTCGCCTCCTCCCGCTTTATATGCTCCAGAACCCACCCATTCTCGTCTTCACCGTCGTCGCTTCTTGCTCGTCTCCCCTCTCTCCATtgctctccctctcctggagaAGACTTGGCGGCATGGCCGTGCATGCGCAGTTCGGGGGCGGCCTCGCCGGGTGCCTGCCGCTCTGCGGCGGCGCCGGATTGGCCGAGGAGCAGATGCTGGCGCTCAGGGACTGCGGTGGTGCGCTCCTGCCAGCGGCCACCGCGGGCAACAAGGCGTACCGTTACAACTGCGCGGCCGGCGTTGTCTGCGGCGCGCAGAGCGAGCTGACCTGcaacggcggcggggtggcgtTGCCGTCGCGGAAGCGCGGCAGGGAGGATGCGTTTCTTGAGCCGCACGTGTCCTCCTCCTCGGCCGCGCTGCTGCCGATCCCGGGGATGCACCAGGTGGCTGCGGCGCACCACTCGCCGGCGGCGATCGcgagccgggtggcggaatccGCGACGGCGTCGACGAGCGGGAGGCCGgccgccgggggcgcggcgtcggcgtcggtgGCGGACGCGCTGGTGGCGGAGCTGTGCCGGCAGGGCGCGGAGGTGGACGCGCTGGTGCGCGCCGAGTGCGAGCGGCTGCGCGCGGGGCTGGAGCAGGCCCGGAAGCGCCAGCGCCAGGCGGTGgcacgcgccgccgcggcgggcgcggtgCGGCTGCTGCGGGCGAAGGAGGCCGAGCTGGAcgccgcgcggcggcgcgcggccgagCTCGAGGAGCGgctgcggcaggcggccgccgAGGGCCAGGCGTGGTGCGGCCTGGCGCGCAGCAACGAGGCCGTCGCCGCGGGGCTCCGCGCCGCGCTCGACGCGCTCCTCCTCCGCGGCGGCGACTCGTGCGACCCCGCccctgccgcggcggcggacgaCGCGCAGTCTCACTGCGTCGTCGAGGccgaggacgccgccgccgcggccgcatcGGCCCCCGCGGCGAGCGGGTGGGCGTGCAGgtcgtgcggcggcggcgaggcgtcggtgctgctgctgccgtgcCGGCACCTGTGCCTGTGCAAGGCGTGCGAGCCCCGGGCGGAGGCCTGCCCCGTCTGCCTGGCGCCCAAGAGCGCGTCCATCCACGTCGCGGCCATCTGA